In a single window of the Bacillus mycoides genome:
- a CDS encoding alpha/beta hydrolase, with protein sequence MKKWMKIVLYSLLGILLIGSITFLTWSQFTYKPTKEALSLVDDKKDEGNIVFGEKDAKIGVIFYQGAKVEAEAYSYLGKALAKEGHVVVMPKLPLNLAILGINAVDSVIEQYPEVQKWYVAGHSMGGAMISKYAFQHEDKVDGIIFLGSYPADDFSTKSIPMLSIYGEVDALATVEKIESNKKLMSKNTAMHMIKGGNHAHFGMYGEQKGDNASLITSKAQRDETVKVIEEWLLKQ encoded by the coding sequence GTGAAGAAGTGGATGAAAATTGTTCTTTACTCTTTACTAGGTATTTTACTTATAGGAAGTATTACGTTTTTGACTTGGTCTCAGTTTACTTATAAACCAACGAAAGAGGCTTTGTCGTTAGTAGATGATAAAAAAGATGAAGGTAATATAGTATTTGGAGAGAAAGATGCTAAAATAGGGGTTATTTTTTATCAAGGAGCTAAAGTAGAAGCTGAGGCTTATAGTTACTTAGGAAAAGCTCTTGCAAAAGAGGGGCATGTTGTAGTAATGCCTAAGTTACCATTAAATTTAGCGATACTTGGAATCAATGCAGTAGACAGTGTAATTGAACAGTATCCTGAAGTTCAAAAATGGTATGTTGCGGGGCATTCAATGGGAGGAGCTATGATTTCTAAGTATGCCTTTCAACATGAAGACAAGGTAGACGGGATCATTTTCTTAGGTTCGTATCCTGCAGATGATTTCTCTACTAAATCGATTCCAATGTTATCAATTTATGGGGAAGTAGATGCTTTAGCAACTGTAGAAAAAATAGAGAGCAATAAAAAGTTAATGTCAAAGAATACAGCTATGCACATGATAAAAGGCGGAAACCATGCTCATTTTGGCATGTATGGTGAGCAAAAAGGTGATAATGCGAGCTTAATTACGTCAAAAGCACAACGAGATGAAACAGTGAAAGTAATTGAAGAATGGTTATTAAAACAATGA
- a CDS encoding YxeA family protein, whose protein sequence is MKKFVLYIIGIGLPIYLLPFILRGDLDRFNPIAEEKNVYAITEEYGVPDYHHKGRAMYSLKGVDELRNEKEYKVGTNTPNDFIRKTYLKIHVKGKYVYSYDIISEKDIPEKIRGQLEIANK, encoded by the coding sequence ATGAAGAAATTTGTACTTTACATAATAGGAATAGGCCTCCCTATATACTTACTACCTTTCATATTACGCGGAGATTTAGACAGATTTAATCCGATTGCTGAAGAAAAAAATGTATACGCTATTACGGAGGAATATGGCGTTCCAGATTACCATCATAAAGGAAGAGCTATGTACTCGCTAAAAGGTGTTGATGAATTAAGGAATGAGAAGGAATATAAAGTAGGAACGAACACTCCTAATGATTTTATAAGAAAAACTTACTTAAAAATTCATGTGAAAGGTAAGTATGTCTATTCCTACGACATTATTTCTGAAAAGGACATTCCGGAGAAAATAAGGGGCCAATTGGAGATAGCAAATAAATAA
- a CDS encoding TetR/AcrR family transcriptional regulator: MRDSNLDLRVIRTKTAIRNALVELIEEKGFGAITVKDITTKANINRGTFYTHYQDKFDLMTKCQAEIMYEFSSIAKQRLPEVIADLGSSPSPTMPFILIASILEFLNENSDFMKAVLSPKGDLSFQTKLKDFMWKTLFEDTNGPLINKENLLVPSQYLASYMASAHIGVIQQWLNNGQKETPEEIARILSTIAVHGPFYAAGLKK, encoded by the coding sequence TTGCGCGATAGTAATTTAGATTTACGTGTTATTCGCACGAAAACTGCCATACGAAATGCATTAGTGGAATTAATTGAGGAAAAAGGTTTTGGCGCCATTACAGTGAAAGATATTACTACGAAAGCAAACATAAATCGTGGTACATTTTATACACATTACCAAGATAAATTTGATTTAATGACAAAATGCCAAGCAGAAATTATGTATGAATTTTCTAGCATTGCTAAACAGAGATTACCGGAAGTTATTGCTGATCTTGGATCAAGCCCTTCCCCAACAATGCCATTTATACTTATCGCTTCTATTCTTGAATTTCTAAATGAAAATAGTGATTTTATGAAAGCTGTACTAAGCCCAAAAGGAGATTTATCTTTCCAAACGAAACTGAAAGACTTTATGTGGAAAACACTATTTGAAGATACGAATGGTCCTCTCATTAATAAGGAGAATTTACTTGTCCCAAGCCAATACTTAGCTTCTTATATGGCATCTGCTCATATAGGTGTCATTCAACAATGGTTAAATAATGGACAAAAAGAAACACCTGAGGAGATTGCTCGTATTTTATCAACAATCGCAGTTCATGGACCTTTTTATGCGGCTGGTTTAAAGAAATAA
- a CDS encoding HAMP domain-containing sensor histidine kinase, protein MANMMRSFRFKMIALFALSMVLAAGGTYIIYKVLQLYYRTMVHYEDYLAQFRPIVDIKFFLMCFIPLSVVFFFFLTKPYLKYFNEISNGIHHLANGDFTKKVHITSNDEFGEIAREINIASEKLKEAVERGDFAESSKDQLIVNLAHDLRTPLTSILGYLDLILKDENLSKEQIKRFSMIAFAKSQRLESLIDELFEITRMNYGVLKLDKKTINISELLIQLDEELYPLLEKHHLEARLNVNPHLYIYGDGNLLARVFENLVTNAVRYGDNGQFVDMNGYIDNGEVIVQIINYGDSIPEEDLPYLFDMLYTGDKARTGQQGGTGLGLFIAKNIVEQHNGTISAESNIIRTIFEIRLPKEESSRI, encoded by the coding sequence ATGGCTAACATGATGAGAAGTTTTCGTTTTAAAATGATTGCTTTGTTTGCGCTAAGCATGGTGTTAGCAGCTGGCGGAACATATATAATCTATAAAGTATTACAGCTTTATTATAGAACGATGGTACATTACGAAGATTACTTAGCCCAATTTAGACCAATCGTAGATATTAAATTCTTTTTAATGTGTTTTATCCCACTATCTGTTGTATTCTTTTTCTTTTTAACAAAACCATACTTAAAATATTTTAATGAAATTTCTAACGGTATTCACCATCTTGCTAACGGTGATTTTACAAAGAAAGTTCATATTACTTCAAATGATGAATTTGGCGAGATTGCGCGTGAAATTAATATAGCGAGTGAAAAATTAAAAGAGGCGGTTGAGAGAGGTGATTTTGCAGAAAGTAGTAAAGATCAGCTCATTGTTAACTTAGCACATGATTTAAGAACGCCTTTAACATCAATTTTAGGTTATTTAGATTTAATTCTTAAAGATGAGAATTTGTCAAAGGAGCAGATTAAACGTTTTTCTATGATTGCATTTGCGAAATCGCAGCGACTTGAAAGTTTAATTGATGAGTTATTTGAAATTACGCGAATGAATTATGGCGTGCTAAAGTTAGATAAAAAAACAATTAATATAAGTGAGTTGCTTATACAGTTAGATGAGGAATTGTATCCATTATTGGAGAAACATCATTTAGAAGCTAGGTTGAATGTTAATCCTCATTTATATATTTACGGTGACGGGAATTTGTTAGCTCGAGTATTTGAAAATCTTGTAACAAATGCAGTTAGATACGGAGATAATGGACAATTTGTTGATATGAATGGATATATTGATAATGGAGAGGTTATCGTACAAATTATTAATTATGGAGATAGCATTCCAGAAGAAGATTTGCCTTATCTTTTTGACATGCTTTATACAGGTGATAAAGCAAGAACAGGGCAGCAGGGCGGTACGGGCCTTGGGTTATTTATTGCTAAAAATATTGTTGAACAGCATAATGGGACGATTTCAGCAGAAAGTAATATAATTAGAACAATATTTGAAATAAGATTGCCAAAAGAAGAGAGTTCAAGAATTTAA
- a CDS encoding polysaccharide deacetylase family protein: MKESQSKKKTSRLTKLIISLGVVLATTFFTFFLIGKWHSIPAKGVANESMKQVNTQQQEKKKETSPAKQKRPDGKPVGKVVYLTFDDGPSELTGKFLDVLKEQNVASTFFMQGSNLQNTGFQENVKRAVKEGHYIGAHSMTHNSDKLYKKGQFVPEMKETLDLIHNITGTTPKLVRPPYGSAPGLKGEEIRNQIVEAAIKVWDWTVDSNDWKLKDNPTQIIENVKKQTTEEVEVVLMHEKAQTLQALPEIIKFYKEQGYEFGVYNDEDHFRLNFQKDQRL; the protein is encoded by the coding sequence ATGAAAGAATCACAAAGTAAGAAAAAAACAAGTCGATTAACTAAGTTAATAATATCTCTAGGAGTTGTTTTAGCAACGACCTTTTTCACTTTCTTTTTAATTGGAAAATGGCACTCTATCCCAGCGAAGGGAGTAGCTAATGAAAGTATGAAACAAGTTAATACGCAACAACAAGAAAAGAAAAAGGAAACATCACCAGCAAAACAAAAAAGACCTGATGGAAAACCGGTAGGAAAAGTTGTCTATTTAACATTTGATGACGGTCCTAGCGAATTGACTGGGAAATTTTTAGATGTACTAAAAGAGCAAAATGTTGCCTCTACATTTTTTATGCAAGGTAGCAATTTACAAAATACAGGTTTTCAGGAAAATGTAAAACGAGCAGTAAAAGAAGGACATTATATTGGTGCACATAGTATGACACATAATAGTGATAAGCTATACAAAAAGGGACAATTTGTACCAGAGATGAAAGAAACGTTAGATCTTATCCATAATATTACGGGTACAACTCCTAAACTGGTCCGTCCGCCATATGGATCTGCACCAGGATTAAAGGGAGAGGAAATTCGGAATCAAATTGTAGAAGCAGCAATAAAAGTTTGGGATTGGACAGTAGACTCAAATGATTGGAAATTAAAAGATAATCCAACTCAGATTATCGAAAATGTAAAAAAACAGACAACAGAAGAAGTAGAAGTTGTTTTAATGCATGAAAAAGCACAAACATTACAAGCTCTTCCTGAAATTATTAAATTTTATAAAGAGCAAGGGTATGAATTTGGGGTATATAATGATGAGGATCATTTTCGTCTAAACTTCCAAAAAGATCAACGTCTATAG
- a CDS encoding YhgE/Pip domain-containing protein has protein sequence MFKNKLLLLSPVIALLVVFIFSLTLFPTVQPKPKNLPIAIVNEDQGVEIPNQPKMNMGQTIVDNMKKTSKSEEEPAVKWVEVQNKEAVQKGLNNQEYYAALVIPKDFSTKQASLRTPQPSSPEVEIFINQGMNTAASTMAGQMLNAIVDNMNNTVRTQLLEGLKAKGATLTADQVSNVVTPITKKVTNVNEIGKNSANGNSPMSLFQPLWIASLASAAIIFIAISKTQVGTRKENFVLKLKQIVTGAIATLVIGFGLTWIADGMVGLNIPNFTDTALFLSITSFCFFLMISAVLSLVGLKGIGIFALLLFFGAPLLALAPEMMSPFYQDWVYAWLPMRFMIEGLREIFFFGKGLAWNTPLTVLVWIGVVSVVIILGTAFKRSVVKEQKTEVNA, from the coding sequence ATGTTTAAAAACAAACTTTTATTGTTATCTCCAGTTATTGCACTACTTGTTGTTTTTATTTTTTCATTAACATTATTTCCAACCGTTCAACCTAAGCCGAAAAACTTACCAATCGCAATTGTAAATGAGGATCAAGGAGTAGAAATTCCGAATCAACCGAAGATGAATATGGGGCAAACGATTGTTGATAATATGAAAAAGACATCAAAATCAGAGGAAGAACCTGCGGTAAAGTGGGTAGAAGTGCAAAATAAAGAAGCAGTTCAAAAAGGCTTAAATAATCAAGAATATTATGCAGCATTGGTTATTCCGAAAGACTTTAGCACAAAACAAGCATCATTACGAACACCACAGCCATCTTCGCCAGAGGTAGAAATATTCATCAATCAAGGAATGAATACAGCAGCATCAACTATGGCAGGACAAATGTTAAATGCGATCGTTGATAATATGAACAATACTGTTCGTACACAACTATTAGAAGGATTGAAAGCAAAAGGAGCTACATTAACAGCAGACCAAGTTTCAAATGTAGTAACACCTATTACGAAGAAAGTGACAAATGTGAATGAAATCGGCAAAAATAGTGCGAACGGTAACTCGCCAATGTCTTTATTCCAGCCGTTATGGATTGCAAGTTTAGCGAGCGCAGCAATTATCTTTATTGCGATAAGTAAAACGCAAGTGGGTACAAGAAAAGAGAACTTCGTATTGAAACTAAAACAAATAGTAACAGGAGCAATTGCTACACTTGTAATTGGATTTGGTCTTACATGGATTGCGGATGGAATGGTAGGATTAAATATCCCGAATTTCACGGATACGGCTTTGTTCTTATCCATTACTTCTTTTTGTTTCTTCTTAATGATTTCTGCGGTGCTTTCATTAGTTGGACTAAAGGGTATAGGTATATTCGCTCTATTACTTTTCTTTGGGGCACCGCTATTAGCATTAGCGCCTGAAATGATGTCACCATTTTATCAAGATTGGGTGTACGCATGGTTGCCAATGCGATTTATGATTGAAGGGCTTAGAGAAATATTCTTCTTTGGAAAAGGATTAGCTTGGAATACTCCTCTTACTGTACTCGTTTGGATTGGTGTAGTAAGCGTGGTTATTATACTTGGAACAGCTTTCAAACGTAGTGTAGTAAAGGAGCAAAAAACTGAAGTGAATGCATAA
- a CDS encoding ABC transporter ATP-binding protein: MIHLKGITKSFQNGTESVQILHGIDIILNQGEFTSIMGPSGSGKSTLMNIIGCLDKPTAGTYELAGQNISTMSETELAHVRNKEIGFVFQNFMLLPRLTALQNVELPLIYAGVDKKERRERSLAALTKVGLADRATHLPSELSGGQKQRVAVARAIVNNPKFILADEPTGALDTKTSEQIMELFYELNKQGSTIIMIIMIIHDREIGEAAVRQIVIRDGNIVQDWRE; this comes from the coding sequence ATGATTCATTTAAAAGGCATCACGAAATCTTTTCAAAACGGTACAGAGTCCGTCCAAATATTACATGGAATCGATATAATACTGAACCAGGGGGAATTCACTTCCATTATGGGACCATCTGGTTCTGGTAAGTCAACCTTAATGAACATTATCGGTTGTTTAGATAAACCAACGGCAGGTACGTATGAGCTAGCTGGTCAAAATATTTCAACCATGTCTGAAACAGAACTTGCACACGTTCGTAATAAAGAAATCGGCTTTGTATTTCAAAATTTCATGTTACTACCAAGGCTTACAGCACTTCAAAATGTAGAATTACCTCTTATTTATGCAGGAGTTGATAAAAAAGAAAGACGTGAGCGTTCGTTAGCTGCTTTAACGAAAGTTGGGTTAGCTGACCGTGCTACCCATCTTCCAAGTGAGCTATCAGGTGGTCAAAAACAGCGTGTTGCTGTAGCGCGTGCGATTGTAAATAATCCGAAATTTATTTTAGCCGATGAACCAACTGGTGCACTTGATACGAAAACGAGTGAACAAATTATGGAGCTCTTTTACGAATTAAATAAACAAGGTTCAACGATTATTATGATTATTATGATTATTCACGATCGTGAAATCGGAGAAGCAGCAGTACGTCAAATTGTAATTCGTGACGGCAATATCGTACAAGATTGGAGAGAATAA
- a CDS encoding Y-family DNA polymerase, which translates to MYDYSLLPNRIILCVDLRSFYASVSCIKKGLDPRYTKLAVVGDVNRSGSIVLAATPPLKALGIKKMARLYEIPKRPDIIIVNPIMHTYMKCSTYITGLALQYVAPEDFHQYSIDEFFMDMTASIHLFASNPCEFALKFKREIYERTRIESTIGIGPNLLLSKVAMDVEAKKNKDGIAYWTYDDIPEKLWSIRPLSKFWGISYKTEMKLNRKGIHTIGDLAQYPLKYLKQSFGVIGEELHLHSNGIDFSRIAEKYVPATTSIAKSQILFRDYLIEEFTVILLEHVEEVCYRLRREKKYAQTIHFSVGYSREYGGGIKKAHTLNRATNLTMDIFNVCTYFLYERHTGEPIRSISLSLTNLIHEGEEQISLFDNIIQREKEMRLTKVMDEIRTRFGKNSILRGISYTSVATARYRNTLLGGHKS; encoded by the coding sequence TTGTATGATTATTCTCTTTTACCGAATCGTATTATTTTATGTGTAGATCTTCGTAGCTTTTATGCGAGCGTATCATGTATTAAAAAAGGACTTGATCCACGTTATACAAAATTGGCTGTCGTAGGAGATGTAAACCGCAGTGGATCAATTGTATTGGCAGCAACACCGCCATTAAAAGCGTTAGGAATAAAGAAGATGGCTCGTTTGTACGAAATACCGAAGCGGCCAGATATTATTATTGTGAATCCGATTATGCATACGTATATGAAGTGTTCAACTTACATAACAGGCTTAGCTTTACAGTATGTTGCGCCGGAAGATTTTCATCAATATAGTATCGATGAGTTTTTCATGGATATGACTGCAAGTATTCATTTATTTGCGAGTAATCCGTGCGAGTTTGCATTAAAGTTCAAGCGAGAAATATATGAACGTACACGGATTGAAAGTACGATTGGTATTGGGCCGAATTTATTATTGAGTAAAGTAGCGATGGATGTGGAAGCGAAAAAGAATAAAGATGGAATAGCGTATTGGACGTATGACGATATACCCGAGAAGTTATGGAGTATTAGACCACTCAGTAAATTTTGGGGTATATCGTATAAAACGGAAATGAAATTAAATCGAAAAGGTATACATACGATTGGGGATTTAGCACAGTATCCATTGAAGTATTTAAAACAATCGTTTGGTGTAATAGGAGAAGAATTACACTTGCATAGTAACGGGATTGATTTTAGCAGAATAGCAGAGAAATATGTTCCAGCAACAACATCTATAGCGAAAAGCCAAATATTATTTCGTGATTATTTGATAGAAGAATTCACCGTTATTTTATTAGAGCATGTAGAAGAAGTTTGTTACAGATTGAGACGAGAAAAGAAATACGCCCAAACGATTCATTTTTCAGTTGGGTATAGTAGGGAATACGGAGGAGGAATAAAAAAAGCACATACGTTAAATAGAGCAACAAATTTAACGATGGATATTTTTAATGTTTGTACATATTTTTTATACGAGCGACATACAGGGGAGCCGATTCGATCGATAAGTCTTTCCTTAACAAATTTAATACATGAAGGAGAAGAGCAAATTTCGCTTTTCGATAACATTATACAAAGAGAAAAAGAAATGAGATTAACGAAGGTGATGGACGAAATTCGAACACGATTTGGTAAGAACAGTATTTTACGTGGCATTTCCTACACAAGCGTCGCAACAGCAAGATATAGAAACACATTATTAGGAGGGCACAAATCGTGA
- a CDS encoding response regulator transcription factor has product MKQISILIADDEVEIAELIGIHLEKEGYHVVKATDGEEAVLIIQSQPIDLVILDIMMPKMDGYEVTRQIRVKYNMPIIFLSAKTSDFDKVTGLVLGADDYMTKPFAPIELVARVNAQLRRFLTLNQPKVEENKSVLEVGGVVINLEQRKLNVYGEQIELTPKEFDILYLLVSHPKKVYSVENILQQVWADDYYDGGSTVAVHIRTLRKKIGEDTRKNKLIKTVWGVGYTFNG; this is encoded by the coding sequence ATGAAGCAGATTTCAATTTTAATAGCGGATGATGAGGTGGAAATTGCTGAATTAATTGGGATACATTTAGAGAAAGAAGGTTATCATGTTGTGAAAGCTACTGATGGAGAAGAAGCTGTTCTTATTATTCAATCGCAACCAATTGATTTAGTTATTTTAGATATTATGATGCCAAAAATGGATGGTTATGAAGTAACGCGACAAATTCGTGTGAAGTATAATATGCCAATCATTTTTCTAAGCGCGAAAACATCTGATTTTGATAAGGTGACAGGTCTTGTACTAGGTGCGGATGATTATATGACAAAGCCTTTTGCCCCAATTGAATTAGTTGCGCGTGTAAATGCACAACTACGTCGATTTCTTACGTTAAATCAACCGAAAGTAGAGGAGAACAAATCCGTTTTAGAAGTAGGCGGAGTGGTTATTAATCTTGAGCAACGAAAGCTAAATGTATACGGAGAACAAATTGAATTAACCCCAAAAGAGTTTGATATTTTATATTTATTAGTGAGCCATCCGAAAAAAGTGTACAGTGTGGAAAATATCCTTCAGCAAGTGTGGGCGGATGATTATTATGATGGGGGAAGTACAGTTGCGGTACATATTCGTACTTTACGAAAAAAAATTGGGGAGGATACAAGAAAGAATAAGTTAATAAAAACGGTATGGGGGGTAGGTTATACTTTCAATGGCTAA
- a CDS encoding YolD-like family protein, producing the protein MPEQFICIKDMIQEQTKVPRPILTQDAKERIENKLLISYLGEEEVLLTYYKEGYLYKNYITVADINPLNKTITCTDAFHNQRMFKFVDVIEVN; encoded by the coding sequence ATGCCAGAGCAGTTCATCTGTATTAAAGACATGATACAGGAGCAAACAAAAGTCCCGCGTCCAATTTTAACGCAAGATGCAAAAGAAAGGATTGAAAATAAGCTGTTAATTTCATATTTAGGTGAAGAAGAGGTTTTACTTACATATTATAAAGAGGGCTATCTATATAAAAATTACATAACAGTAGCTGATATAAATCCATTAAATAAGACGATTACTTGTACCGATGCTTTTCATAATCAAAGGATGTTTAAGTTTGTTGATGTAATTGAAGTGAATTAG
- the ppsA gene encoding phosphoenolpyruvate synthase, with protein MSSFVLDFQEIEKTQLSLVGGKGLNLGELSNIQGIQVPEGFCVTTVGYEKAIEQNDELQTLLQQLTKLKMEERAQIGGISKKIREVIMAVEIPSEVVEAVAHYLSRFGNEHAYAVRSSATAEDLPYASFAGQQDTYLNIIGEEAILQHVRKCWASLFTERAVMYRMQNDFEHNQVSICVVVQKMVFPEASGILFTADPVTSNRKVVSIDASFGLGEALVSGLVSADNYKVKEGKITGKMIATKKLAIYTLKDGGTETKQIDPAQQKLQTLSEPQILQLAQIGRQIEAYFGCPQDIEWCLVDDIFYIVQSRPITTLYPIPEVNDGENHVYVSVGHQQMMTDPLKPLGMSLFQLTSFGQRFQAGGRLFVDVAQRLASPTSRELLLNMIGNSEPLIKDALTTVVERDDFITLLPDDEKEKSVGKSGPPASSQPKIENNRAIVTDLIKMNQASIEELKRNMQTKSGVDVLDFILEDMQQLKKILFHPQSMAVIMAGMDASTWINEKMEQWLGEKNAADTLSQSVQNNITSEMGLALLDVADVIRPYPEVIAYLQHVENDNFLDEFVQFKGGEKARDAILTFLNKYGMRCSGEIDITKTRWSEKPTTIIPMILNNIRDFEDGASKRKFEEGLQEALKKEEELVDRLQHLPDGKQKVEETKRMIRNIRNFIGYREYPKYGMINRYFIYKQAILKEAEQLVQNKVIDEVEDIYYLTFEELHEVVLTNKLDYELIHKQKNDYKLYEKLTPPRVMTSDGEIITGKYKRENLPAEAIVGLPVSSGVIEGRARVILNMEDANLEDGDILVTAFTDPGWTPLFVSIKGLVTEVGGLMTHGAVIAREYGLPAVVGVENATKRIKDGQRIRVHGTEGYIEVL; from the coding sequence ATGAGTTCTTTCGTTCTCGATTTTCAGGAAATAGAAAAAACGCAGCTTTCACTTGTTGGCGGAAAAGGATTGAATTTAGGAGAGTTATCTAACATTCAAGGGATACAAGTGCCAGAAGGATTTTGTGTTACAACTGTAGGATATGAAAAGGCCATCGAGCAAAATGACGAGCTTCAAACTTTGTTGCAGCAGCTAACAAAGTTGAAAATGGAAGAGCGAGCCCAAATTGGTGGAATTAGTAAGAAGATTAGAGAAGTCATTATGGCAGTAGAAATCCCTTCTGAAGTAGTGGAAGCGGTAGCTCATTATCTCTCACGTTTTGGAAATGAACATGCGTATGCCGTGCGTTCTAGTGCTACGGCTGAAGATTTACCGTATGCCTCATTTGCTGGTCAACAAGATACGTATTTAAATATTATCGGAGAAGAAGCGATTTTGCAGCATGTAAGAAAGTGCTGGGCTTCTTTATTTACAGAGCGAGCAGTTATGTACCGCATGCAAAATGATTTTGAACATAATCAAGTTTCTATATGTGTTGTCGTTCAAAAAATGGTTTTCCCTGAGGCTTCGGGCATTTTATTTACTGCTGATCCGGTTACTTCTAACCGAAAGGTAGTATCAATCGATGCCAGTTTTGGACTTGGTGAGGCATTAGTATCAGGACTGGTCTCTGCCGATAATTATAAAGTAAAAGAAGGCAAAATTACCGGAAAGATGATAGCAACTAAAAAATTAGCTATTTATACTTTAAAAGATGGTGGAACGGAGACGAAACAGATTGATCCGGCTCAGCAAAAGCTTCAAACATTGTCTGAACCACAAATATTACAACTAGCACAGATTGGAAGACAGATTGAAGCTTATTTTGGTTGTCCGCAAGATATTGAATGGTGTTTAGTGGATGATATATTTTATATTGTCCAAAGTCGCCCAATCACGACTTTATATCCAATACCAGAAGTAAATGATGGGGAAAATCATGTGTATGTATCGGTTGGTCACCAGCAAATGATGACCGACCCCTTGAAGCCATTAGGAATGTCTTTATTCCAGTTAACATCTTTTGGACAGAGGTTTCAAGCTGGAGGAAGGTTGTTTGTTGATGTTGCACAAAGATTGGCTTCGCCTACTAGTAGAGAACTTTTATTAAATATGATAGGGAATTCGGAACCGCTTATTAAAGATGCATTAACAACTGTAGTCGAGCGAGATGATTTTATTACATTGTTACCAGATGATGAAAAAGAAAAGAGTGTTGGTAAAAGTGGACCACCTGCAAGTTCACAACCAAAAATCGAAAACAATCGAGCAATCGTTACGGATTTAATAAAGATGAATCAAGCATCAATCGAAGAGTTAAAACGAAACATGCAAACGAAATCAGGGGTGGATGTACTTGATTTTATTTTGGAAGATATGCAGCAATTAAAGAAAATATTATTTCATCCGCAAAGTATGGCTGTCATTATGGCAGGTATGGATGCTTCAACATGGATCAATGAAAAAATGGAGCAATGGCTAGGCGAAAAGAATGCAGCAGACACACTTTCTCAATCAGTACAAAACAATATTACGTCTGAAATGGGGCTAGCATTACTCGATGTTGCTGATGTGATTCGGCCATATCCAGAAGTTATTGCGTATTTACAACATGTAGAAAATGATAACTTTTTAGATGAATTCGTTCAATTTAAAGGCGGAGAAAAAGCTAGAGATGCCATTCTAACTTTTCTAAATAAATACGGAATGAGATGCAGCGGAGAAATCGACATTACGAAAACGCGCTGGAGTGAAAAGCCAACAACCATTATCCCGATGATTTTAAATAATATAAGAGATTTTGAAGATGGTGCTAGTAAACGGAAATTTGAAGAAGGACTGCAGGAAGCTTTGAAAAAAGAAGAAGAGTTAGTAGATCGATTGCAGCATTTGCCGGATGGTAAACAAAAAGTAGAAGAGACGAAGCGAATGATTCGTAACATCCGGAATTTTATCGGTTATCGTGAATATCCAAAATACGGTATGATTAATCGCTATTTCATATATAAGCAGGCAATATTGAAAGAAGCCGAGCAACTCGTGCAAAATAAAGTTATTGATGAAGTAGAAGATATATACTATCTAACTTTTGAAGAACTTCACGAAGTTGTCCTTACGAATAAACTAGATTACGAGCTTATTCATAAACAAAAAAATGATTACAAATTATATGAAAAACTAACGCCTCCACGTGTAATGACGTCTGATGGAGAAATCATTACTGGGAAGTACAAACGAGAAAATCTCCCGGCTGAAGCAATCGTAGGTCTGCCTGTTTCTTCAGGAGTGATTGAGGGGAGAGCACGCGTTATTTTAAATATGGAAGATGCGAATTTAGAAGATGGAGATATATTAGTTACTGCCTTTACTGATCCTGGCTGGACACCATTGTTTGTGTCTATAAAAGGGTTAGTCACTGAAGTTGGCGGACTGATGACACACGGAGCAGTTATTGCACGTGAATATGGATTACCAGCAGTCGTCGGGGTAGAGAATGCTACGAAACGAATAAAAGACGGACAGCGAATTCGGGTACATGGAACAGAAGGGTATATTGAAGTGTTGTAA